One Mycolicibacterium fortuitum subsp. fortuitum genomic window carries:
- a CDS encoding LCP family protein codes for MSDGDNATPGRRRRSPEDSSDNQWITRSRQPLPGAAPWERQDASLPDDLASDEPTGSHADGVTVADLIAKVAGTGFTPTRHRLEPDDLDDAEADVEVGPEPEPEPDPLPEPAYVFEAEPEPAYLEEPAAEPVYTRPHVPDPTDVIEAVRIDPEDLDQEAEEPQDFPEAEEYPEHFDDEFEGAFHEPFDDEPFHDDSVDEPTDASVEESREPGEIETDNTDTDVLPALPAVYEYDAPQERPAWRVRPTPPDEHDPEETTVLEAVRPPINHRVMLAGRAAAAMLAVLTLVLTGGAWQWQSSKNNSLNKVAALDLNSRDILDPNAQFGDENFLIVGTDSRFGENGGMGAGGTEDAGGARSDTIMLVNIPANRERVVAVSFPRDLSITPMQCEPWNAETATYGPLYDEESETYGPDEVYTETKLNSAFAFGGPKCLVKVIQKLSGLSINRFMAVDFAGFSKMVDALGGIEVCSTTPLEDYELGTVLANAGRQTVDGHTALNYVRARQVTTEYNGDYGRIKRQQLFLSSLLRTLISRDTFFSLNKLNNVVNMFISDSFVDNIKTKDLVDLGQSVQGVNAGRITFVTVPTVGYADEYGNEVPRTDDMRALFDAIINDDPLPGEKNPDNTPVPGTPESATSSVQAAAPSSTPQSTAPAPAPASTDSGEMVNAITTEPQQVTVQVSNSTGQSGLASTAATELQEHGFNVNTPDDYPSTLSATTVFFSPGNEEAAATVASSFANPTIERVSGMGNVVQVVLGSDFYTVNPPTPSGSEVQVHVLKGTGASPTHLPEDLTVTNAADTTCE; via the coding sequence ATGAGTGACGGTGATAACGCCACTCCCGGCCGTCGGCGCCGCTCCCCGGAGGATTCGTCGGACAACCAATGGATTACCCGATCCCGGCAGCCTTTGCCAGGCGCCGCGCCGTGGGAACGCCAGGATGCGTCTCTACCCGATGATTTGGCCTCCGACGAGCCCACCGGCAGCCACGCCGACGGCGTAACTGTCGCCGATCTGATCGCCAAGGTCGCCGGGACCGGATTCACGCCGACCCGCCACCGCCTGGAGCCCGACGACCTCGATGATGCGGAAGCTGACGTCGAGGTCGGCCCGGAACCGGAACCAGAGCCCGACCCGCTTCCCGAACCCGCATACGTCTTCGAGGCGGAGCCCGAGCCGGCCTACCTGGAGGAACCGGCGGCCGAACCGGTGTACACCCGGCCACACGTACCCGACCCGACCGACGTCATCGAAGCGGTCCGGATCGATCCCGAAGACCTCGATCAGGAAGCCGAGGAACCTCAGGATTTCCCGGAGGCCGAGGAGTACCCGGAGCACTTCGACGACGAATTCGAAGGGGCGTTTCACGAACCCTTCGACGACGAACCCTTCCATGACGATTCGGTCGACGAACCGACCGATGCTTCGGTCGAGGAGTCACGCGAGCCCGGCGAGATCGAGACCGACAACACCGATACCGACGTGCTGCCCGCCCTGCCTGCGGTCTACGAGTACGACGCACCGCAGGAGCGCCCGGCGTGGCGAGTTCGCCCGACCCCGCCGGACGAGCACGATCCCGAAGAGACCACCGTGCTGGAGGCGGTACGCCCGCCGATCAACCACAGGGTGATGCTGGCCGGCAGGGCCGCCGCGGCGATGCTCGCAGTCCTCACCCTGGTGCTGACCGGCGGAGCCTGGCAGTGGCAGAGCTCGAAGAACAACAGCCTCAACAAGGTGGCCGCGCTCGATCTCAATTCGCGCGACATCCTCGACCCCAACGCCCAGTTCGGTGACGAAAACTTCCTGATCGTGGGCACCGACAGCCGGTTCGGCGAGAACGGCGGGATGGGTGCCGGCGGCACCGAGGATGCCGGCGGTGCGCGTTCGGACACCATCATGCTGGTGAACATCCCGGCCAACCGGGAACGTGTTGTCGCCGTGTCGTTTCCGCGTGACCTGTCGATCACCCCGATGCAGTGCGAGCCCTGGAACGCCGAGACGGCGACCTACGGCCCGTTGTACGACGAGGAATCCGAGACCTACGGCCCGGACGAGGTCTACACCGAGACCAAGCTGAACTCGGCCTTCGCCTTCGGCGGTCCGAAGTGTCTGGTGAAGGTGATCCAGAAGCTGTCCGGCCTGTCGATCAACCGGTTCATGGCCGTCGACTTCGCCGGGTTCTCCAAGATGGTCGACGCACTGGGCGGGATCGAGGTCTGCAGCACCACCCCGCTTGAGGACTACGAGTTGGGCACCGTCCTGGCCAACGCCGGGCGGCAGACGGTCGACGGCCACACCGCGCTCAACTATGTGCGGGCCCGTCAGGTCACCACCGAATACAACGGGGACTACGGCCGCATCAAACGCCAGCAGCTGTTCCTGTCCTCGCTGTTGCGCACCCTGATCTCCCGCGACACGTTCTTCTCGCTCAACAAGCTGAACAACGTGGTCAACATGTTCATCAGCGACAGCTTCGTCGACAACATCAAGACCAAGGACCTCGTCGACCTCGGCCAGTCGGTCCAGGGTGTCAACGCCGGCCGGATCACCTTCGTCACGGTGCCGACCGTCGGTTATGCCGACGAGTACGGCAACGAGGTTCCGCGTACCGACGACATGCGCGCCCTGTTCGACGCGATCATCAACGACGATCCGCTGCCGGGTGAGAAGAACCCGGACAACACCCCCGTGCCCGGCACCCCGGAATCGGCGACCTCGTCCGTGCAGGCCGCCGCCCCGTCGTCGACACCTCAGTCGACAGCGCCTGCGCCTGCACCGGCATCGACCGACAGCGGCGAGATGGTCAACGCCATCACCACCGAACCTCAGCAGGTCACGGTGCAGGTATCGAACTCCACGGGCCAGAGCGGCCTGGCTTCCACCGCCGCCACCGAGCTTCAGGAACACGGCTTCAACGTCAATACCCCGGATGACTATCCGAGCACGCTTTCGGCGACGACGGTGTTCTTCTCCCCCGGCAACGAGGAAGCCGCCGCGACCGTGGCCAGTTCCTTCGCCAACCCAACCATCGAACGGGTGTCGGGCATGGGCAATGTCGTGCAGGTGGTGCTGGGCTCGGACTTCTACACGGTAAATCCGCCCACCCCGAGCGGGTCCGAAGTGCAGGTACACGTGCTGAAGGGCACCGGCGCCAGCCCGACCCATCTGCCCGAGGACCTCACCGTCACCAACGCGGCCGACACCACCTGCGAATAG
- a CDS encoding acyl-ACP desaturase, whose protein sequence is MTQEYTDLQLLHELEPVVETSINRHMRMRKDWNPHDFIPWSDGKNYYALGGQDWDPEQSKLSEVAKTAMVQNLLTEDNLPSYHREIAMNMGMDGAWGQWVNRWTAEENRHGIALRDYLVVTRAVDPVELEELRVEQVTRGFSPGQNQQGDLFAESLFDSVMYVSFQELATRVSHRNTGKACDDPIADQLLQRISADENLHMIFYRDVSAAGLDIAPNQGMASLHRVLDNFKMPGYTVPDFRRKAVVIAVGGVYDPRIHLDDVVMPVLRKWRIFEREDFTGEGARLRDDLGRIVEELEDACDKFEVAKERRLERERKVAEKKAMKNLLVSSSSS, encoded by the coding sequence ATGACGCAGGAATACACCGACCTGCAGCTCCTGCATGAACTTGAGCCTGTCGTGGAGACCAGCATCAACCGCCACATGCGGATGCGTAAGGACTGGAATCCGCACGACTTCATTCCGTGGTCGGACGGCAAGAACTATTACGCGCTCGGTGGTCAGGACTGGGATCCCGAGCAGTCGAAGCTGTCCGAGGTCGCCAAGACCGCGATGGTGCAGAACCTGCTCACCGAGGACAACCTGCCCTCGTACCACCGCGAGATCGCGATGAACATGGGCATGGACGGCGCCTGGGGCCAGTGGGTCAACCGCTGGACCGCCGAGGAGAACCGCCACGGCATCGCGCTGCGCGACTACCTCGTGGTGACCCGCGCCGTCGATCCGGTCGAGCTGGAGGAACTGCGCGTCGAGCAGGTCACCCGCGGCTTCTCCCCCGGCCAGAACCAGCAGGGCGATCTGTTTGCCGAGAGCCTGTTCGACTCGGTGATGTACGTGTCGTTCCAGGAGCTCGCGACCCGCGTCAGCCACCGCAACACCGGTAAGGCCTGCGACGACCCGATCGCCGACCAGCTGCTGCAGCGCATCTCGGCCGACGAGAACCTGCACATGATCTTCTACCGGGACGTCTCGGCGGCCGGCCTGGATATCGCCCCCAACCAGGGCATGGCATCGCTGCACCGAGTGCTCGACAACTTCAAGATGCCCGGTTACACGGTTCCGGACTTCCGCCGCAAGGCCGTCGTCATCGCCGTCGGCGGCGTGTACGACCCGCGTATCCACCTGGACGACGTGGTCATGCCGGTTCTGCGCAAGTGGCGCATCTTCGAGCGCGAGGACTTCACCGGTGAGGGCGCACGGCTGCGTGACGACCTCGGCCGCATCGTCGAGGAGCTCGAGGACGCCTGCGACAAGTTCGAGGTGGCCAAGGAACGCCGCCTGGAACGCGAGCGCAAGGTGGCCGAGAAGAAGGCCATGAAGAACCTGTTGGTGTCGTCTTCGTCTTCATGA
- a CDS encoding TetR/AcrR family transcriptional regulator yields MPSGQRRGRWSGVPLPERAARRRDELIAAGVTLLGKAEGPALTVRAVCRAAELTERYFYESFSDRDTFVRAVYDDVCARAMSALTTAATPRDAVERFVALMVDDPTRGRVLLLAPESEPVLTRSGAEWMPNFIGLLQRKLTRIADPVRQAMVATSLIGALTALFSAYLDDRLPASREQFIDYCVDMLVGRAGSF; encoded by the coding sequence GTGCCATCCGGTCAACGACGCGGCCGATGGTCAGGCGTTCCCCTGCCGGAACGCGCGGCCCGTCGTCGTGACGAACTGATCGCAGCAGGGGTGACCCTGCTGGGCAAAGCCGAAGGTCCGGCGCTGACGGTCCGCGCCGTCTGCCGTGCGGCCGAACTCACCGAACGGTATTTCTACGAGAGCTTCTCCGACCGCGACACGTTCGTCCGCGCGGTCTACGACGACGTCTGCGCCCGAGCGATGTCAGCCCTGACGACCGCGGCAACTCCCCGTGATGCGGTGGAACGATTTGTCGCACTCATGGTCGACGACCCCACCCGGGGTCGGGTGCTGCTGCTGGCCCCGGAATCCGAACCCGTGCTGACCCGCTCGGGCGCGGAGTGGATGCCCAACTTCATCGGCCTGCTGCAGCGCAAACTGACCCGCATCGCCGACCCGGTCCGCCAGGCCATGGTCGCCACCAGCCTGATCGGCGCGCTGACGGCCCTGTTCAGCGCATACCTCGACGACAGGCTGCCCGCCAGCCGGGAACAGTTCATCGACTACTGCGTCGACATGCTCGTCGGGCGGGCCGGCAGTTTCTGA
- the dusB gene encoding tRNA dihydrouridine synthase DusB, with amino-acid sequence MRIGPFALPSPVVLAPMAGVTNVAFRTLCRELEIARAGTVSGLYVCEMVTARALVERHPVTMHMTTFAPEESPRSLQLYTVDPETTYLAAKMIADEGMADHIDMNFGCPVPKVTKRGGGSALPYKRRLFGQIVAAAVRGVAGTDIPVTVKFRIGIDDAHHTHLDAGRIAAEEGAAAVALHARTAAQRYSGTADWDQIAALKAHVTSIPVLGNGDIFEADDALAMMAATGCDGVVIGRGCLGRPWLFAELSAAFNGRPAATPPTLGEVADIVRRHGELLSEHFGEDKGMRDIRKHVAWYMHGFPAGADLRRALALVKTRAELDELLDQLDGDAPFPPAATGPRGRQGSAASVSLPEGWLDDPDDCAVPVGADVMHSGG; translated from the coding sequence CTGCGGATCGGGCCGTTCGCGTTGCCCAGTCCCGTCGTGCTCGCCCCGATGGCGGGTGTGACCAATGTGGCGTTCCGCACACTGTGCCGCGAACTCGAGATCGCCCGCGCCGGAACCGTCAGCGGCCTCTATGTGTGCGAGATGGTCACCGCGCGGGCGCTGGTGGAGCGCCATCCCGTGACCATGCACATGACGACGTTCGCACCCGAGGAATCACCGCGATCGTTGCAGCTCTACACCGTCGACCCGGAAACCACGTACCTCGCGGCCAAGATGATCGCCGACGAGGGCATGGCCGACCACATCGACATGAACTTCGGCTGCCCGGTACCCAAGGTCACCAAGCGCGGCGGCGGATCGGCCCTGCCCTACAAGCGGCGCCTGTTCGGACAGATCGTGGCCGCCGCGGTGCGTGGTGTTGCGGGCACCGACATTCCGGTGACGGTGAAGTTCCGGATCGGCATCGACGACGCTCACCACACTCATCTGGATGCCGGGCGGATCGCCGCCGAGGAAGGCGCGGCGGCTGTCGCGCTGCATGCTCGCACTGCGGCCCAACGCTATTCGGGCACGGCCGACTGGGATCAGATCGCCGCGCTGAAAGCCCATGTCACCAGCATTCCGGTGCTGGGCAACGGTGACATCTTCGAGGCCGACGACGCGCTGGCCATGATGGCCGCGACCGGCTGCGACGGCGTGGTGATCGGCCGGGGCTGCCTGGGCCGGCCATGGTTGTTCGCGGAACTCTCGGCGGCCTTCAACGGGCGCCCCGCCGCTACCCCGCCGACCCTGGGCGAGGTGGCCGACATCGTGCGTCGCCATGGCGAGCTGCTCAGTGAGCATTTCGGCGAGGACAAGGGCATGCGCGACATCCGCAAGCACGTGGCCTGGTACATGCACGGGTTCCCCGCGGGCGCCGATCTGCGGCGCGCGCTGGCACTGGTCAAGACTCGTGCCGAGCTCGACGAGCTCCTGGACCAACTGGACGGCGACGCCCCGTTCCCGCCGGCGGCCACCGGTCCGCGCGGCAGGCAGGGCTCGGCAGCGTCGGTGTCGCTGCCCGAAGGATGGCTCGATGATCCCGACGACTGCGCAGTGCCGGTCGGCGCCGATGTGATGCATTCGGGAGGCTGA